In Bactrocera oleae isolate idBacOlea1 chromosome 5, idBacOlea1, whole genome shotgun sequence, a genomic segment contains:
- the LOC106621910 gene encoding uncharacterized protein isoform X2, with product MLEMDTVIRDEDSDYNMATSASNNSSAVSTILQICQSSCTDYVGVLPPPHIDMVSVNSVELNAQTSLSDDSGVPLTTNSSISSGDSYRLGLYKHDIDIVESDGEVSQFDSLDNCSEAGMSAENFNTLKKGPLAPIDPPLEFQDSPNITIGRCIMQKLRRFSSSHSSLEHSKDSEHNDNSINVDRIFCKDSDVEVSPQYFAKSHKEVYLIKKPIYSSDSILSNKVENVYDEPSNLICNFAFNNAETFESNTSSNAMLLPQTSHPPERVIRDICPFYQDHSMYFKAIPSDQDSGISAVKKFNTFGRSEIHDYDLYYGIKRNTFQGENGLQRKVLYSPRKVTNYCHSHHIYTAESYIEQCRGNSTKKEEARSLQFTSSIEKVKNYGWYWGPLSSEAAEKVLSTESDGSFIVRDSSDDHYIFSLSFKLNNSVRHVRIEQDQGTFSFGSYAKFKSQTITEFIEKAVEHSRSGRYLFFLHRRPEHGPMRVQLTNPVSRFKHVQSLQHMCRFVILKTVIRKDLIQTLPLPRRLLDYLNYRHYFSEQIEIDSSHVQVNI from the exons ATGTTGGAAATGGATACAGTAATTAGAGATGAAGATTCCGATTACAATATGGCAACATCAGCATCCAATAACAGTTCTGCTGTATCCACGATTTTACAGATATGTCAATCAAGCTGCACTGATTACGTAGGAGTTCTGCCTCCACCGCACATCGACATGGTAAGCGTGAATAGTGTTGAACTAAATGCTCAAACATCGTTAAGTGATGACTCTGGCGTTCCACTTACAACTAACAGTTCAATATCTAGTGGAGATTCATATCGATTGGGATTATATAAACATGACATTGAT ATTGTGGAAAGTGATGGTGAAGTCTCTCAGTTTGATTCTTTAGATAATTGTTCAGAAGCTGGCATGAGTGcggaaaattttaatacattaaaaaaaggaCCTTTAGCACCAATAGATCCTCCACTAGAGTTTCAGGACTCACCAAATATAACAATTGGCCGATGTATTATGCAAAAACTAAGGCGGTTTTCTTCTTCACACTCTTCTTTGGAACATTCAAAAGACTCTGAGCATAATGATAATAGTATTAACGTGGACAGAATTTTTTGTAAAGACTCAGATGTAGAAGTCTCACCccaatattttgcaaaatcacACAAAGAAGTTTACCTCATAAAGAAACCAATATACTCAAGCGATTCCATTCTAAGTAATAAAGTAGAAAATGTGTACGACGAGCCAAGTAACCTGATATGTAATTTCGCTTTTAATAATGCTGAAACATTTGAGTCAAATACGTCTTCAAATGCAATGTTGTTGCCACAAACTTCGCATCCCCCAGAAAGAGTAATAAGGGACATCTGTCCTTTTTATCAAGATCACTCTATGTATTTTAAGGCAATACCGTCAGATCAAGATAGTGGTATAAGTGCTGTTAAGAAGTTCAATACATTTGGGCGCTCAGAAATCCATGATTATGATCTCTATTATGGAATTAAACGAAATACCTTTCAAGGAGAAAATGGTTTACAAAGAAAGGTCCTGTACAGTCCTCGTAAAGTTACAAATTATTGTCATAGCCATCATATATATACAG CCGAGTCTTATATAGAGCAATGCAGAGGAAACTCCACCAAAAAAGAGGAAGCAAGGTCTCTTCAATTTACTTCTAGCATTGAGAAAGTTAAGAAT TATGGATGGTACTGGGGTCCATTATCAAGTGAGGCAGCGGAGAAAGTCCTTTCAACGGAATCAGATGGAAGTTTCATTGTACGTGACAGCTCTGACGATCATTACATTTTTTCCCTAAgttttaaactaaataataGTGTTCGTCATGTTCGAATAGAACAGGATCAAG GGACGTTTTCATTTGGCTCATATGCAAAATTCAAATCGCAGACTATCACAGAATTCATCGAAAAGGCAGTCGAGCATTCAAGAAGTGGAAG GTACTTATTTTTCCTTCATAGAAGACCAGAGCATGGCCCAATGAGAGTGCAGCTAACAAACCCAGTTTCAAGATTTAAGCACGTCCAAAGTTTGCAGCATATGTGCAG aTTTGTGATCTTAAAAACTGTTATACGTAAAGACTTGATACAAACGCTGCCGTTACCGCGAAGGCTTTTAGACTATCTTAATTATAGGCATTATTTCTCTGAACAAATTGAAATAGATAGTTCACACGTTCAGGTAAATATTTAA
- the LOC106621910 gene encoding uncharacterized protein isoform X1, which produces MLEMDTVIRDEDSDYNMATSASNNSSAVSTILQICQSSCTDYVGVLPPPHIDMVSVNSVELNAQTSLSDDSGVPLTTNSSISSGDSYRLGLYKHDIDIVESDGEVSQFDSLDNCSEAGMSAENFNTLKKGPLAPIDPPLEFQDSPNITIGRCIMQKLRRFSSSHSSLEHSKDSEHNDNSINVDRIFCKDSDVEVSPQYFAKSHKEVYLIKKPIYSSDSILSNKVENVYDEPSNLICNFAFNNAETFESNTSSNAMLLPQTSHPPERVIRDICPFYQDHSMYFKAIPSDQDSGISAVKKFNTFGRSEIHDYDLYYGIKRNTFQGENGLQRKVLYSPRKVTNYCHSHHIYTGSNGCNNRPNSRNSLNSRLSSSHNSLSTSTANKPDDSIFITQAMSHDALLTREISDFYNVPIDSDIYALPIDMIKTDKISRVEYKEDKLTDYRKINNLIFTEEDYCKHSKLSRKNNRNKRKKRNSDTYENDIRYDNYKFTSNAYKLKNKKAAFLNENEDYGTHRLSNTQLDLNPSQERLHMTLSEVKKYYQTIYTRTKNRTNINNEADKTAFKKQSEYTKGNDSSPRSRLNLCSIGENVSTECKVTTRTFKSYNENNDKINNNSINNIVLANNYSITENQIIKVDDVDLSSQVIRSEKKTQFSLNLKQKFCNIFRIRRTQPQCQTNQSGIEENNSIRERRSTAEKQKKFQSRALPPLPKKTESYIEQCRGNSTKKEEARSLQFTSSIEKVKNYGWYWGPLSSEAAEKVLSTESDGSFIVRDSSDDHYIFSLSFKLNNSVRHVRIEQDQGTFSFGSYAKFKSQTITEFIEKAVEHSRSGRYLFFLHRRPEHGPMRVQLTNPVSRFKHVQSLQHMCRFVILKTVIRKDLIQTLPLPRRLLDYLNYRHYFSEQIEIDSSHVQVNI; this is translated from the exons ATGTTGGAAATGGATACAGTAATTAGAGATGAAGATTCCGATTACAATATGGCAACATCAGCATCCAATAACAGTTCTGCTGTATCCACGATTTTACAGATATGTCAATCAAGCTGCACTGATTACGTAGGAGTTCTGCCTCCACCGCACATCGACATGGTAAGCGTGAATAGTGTTGAACTAAATGCTCAAACATCGTTAAGTGATGACTCTGGCGTTCCACTTACAACTAACAGTTCAATATCTAGTGGAGATTCATATCGATTGGGATTATATAAACATGACATTGAT ATTGTGGAAAGTGATGGTGAAGTCTCTCAGTTTGATTCTTTAGATAATTGTTCAGAAGCTGGCATGAGTGcggaaaattttaatacattaaaaaaaggaCCTTTAGCACCAATAGATCCTCCACTAGAGTTTCAGGACTCACCAAATATAACAATTGGCCGATGTATTATGCAAAAACTAAGGCGGTTTTCTTCTTCACACTCTTCTTTGGAACATTCAAAAGACTCTGAGCATAATGATAATAGTATTAACGTGGACAGAATTTTTTGTAAAGACTCAGATGTAGAAGTCTCACCccaatattttgcaaaatcacACAAAGAAGTTTACCTCATAAAGAAACCAATATACTCAAGCGATTCCATTCTAAGTAATAAAGTAGAAAATGTGTACGACGAGCCAAGTAACCTGATATGTAATTTCGCTTTTAATAATGCTGAAACATTTGAGTCAAATACGTCTTCAAATGCAATGTTGTTGCCACAAACTTCGCATCCCCCAGAAAGAGTAATAAGGGACATCTGTCCTTTTTATCAAGATCACTCTATGTATTTTAAGGCAATACCGTCAGATCAAGATAGTGGTATAAGTGCTGTTAAGAAGTTCAATACATTTGGGCGCTCAGAAATCCATGATTATGATCTCTATTATGGAATTAAACGAAATACCTTTCAAGGAGAAAATGGTTTACAAAGAAAGGTCCTGTACAGTCCTCGTAAAGTTACAAATTATTGTCATAGCCATCATATATATACAG GTTCAAATGGGTGCAACAATCGACCGAATTCTCGTAATTCTTTGAACAGTCGTCTCTCTAGTTCACATAATTCATTAAGCACTTCAACTGCAAATAAACCGGACGATTCGATATTCATTACTCAAGCAATGTCCCACGATGCATTACTTACTCGGGAAATATCTGATTTTTATAACGTGCCCATAGATTCAGATATATACGCTCTACCAATAGATATGATAAAAACGGATAAAATTAGCAGAGTTGAGTACAAAGAAGATAAGCTAACGgattatagaaaaataaataatttaattttcaccgAGGAAGACTATTGTAAGCATTCTAAACTAAGTcgtaaaaataatagaaacaaaCGTAAAAAACGCAACAGTGATACTTACGAAAATGATATAAGATATGATAATTACAAGTTCACTTCAAAtgcttacaaattaaaaaataaaaaggcagcttttttgaatgaaaatgagGATTATGGCACGCATAGATTATCCAATACTCAACTAGATTTGAATCCATCTCAAGAACGACTCCACATGACTTTGagtgaagtaaaaaaatattatcaaactATTTATACTAGAACAAAAAACCGGACCAATATTAATAATGAAGCTGATAAAACTGCTTTCAAAAAACAGTCCGAATACACGAAAGGTAATGATTCATCCCCACGTTCTAGACTTAACCTTTGCTCTATCGGAGAAAATGTTTCTACAGAATGTAAAGTAACCACGAGAACTTTCAAAAGCTATAAcgaaaataatgataaaatcAACAATAACAGCATAAATAACATCGTGCTGGCCAATAATTATAGTATTACCGAAAACCAAATTATAAAAGTTGATGATGTGGATTTATCTTCTCAAGTCATACGAAGCGagaagaaaacacaattttcactaaatttaaaacaaaagttttgtaatatatttcgTATTCGACGTACACAACCACAATGTCAAACAAACCAGTCCGGTATTGAAGAAAATAATAGTATTCGCGAACGAAGAAGCACTgcagaaaaacagaaaaaatttcaatctaGAGCATTGCCTCCATTACCCAAGAAGA CCGAGTCTTATATAGAGCAATGCAGAGGAAACTCCACCAAAAAAGAGGAAGCAAGGTCTCTTCAATTTACTTCTAGCATTGAGAAAGTTAAGAAT TATGGATGGTACTGGGGTCCATTATCAAGTGAGGCAGCGGAGAAAGTCCTTTCAACGGAATCAGATGGAAGTTTCATTGTACGTGACAGCTCTGACGATCATTACATTTTTTCCCTAAgttttaaactaaataataGTGTTCGTCATGTTCGAATAGAACAGGATCAAG GGACGTTTTCATTTGGCTCATATGCAAAATTCAAATCGCAGACTATCACAGAATTCATCGAAAAGGCAGTCGAGCATTCAAGAAGTGGAAG GTACTTATTTTTCCTTCATAGAAGACCAGAGCATGGCCCAATGAGAGTGCAGCTAACAAACCCAGTTTCAAGATTTAAGCACGTCCAAAGTTTGCAGCATATGTGCAG aTTTGTGATCTTAAAAACTGTTATACGTAAAGACTTGATACAAACGCTGCCGTTACCGCGAAGGCTTTTAGACTATCTTAATTATAGGCATTATTTCTCTGAACAAATTGAAATAGATAGTTCACACGTTCAGGTAAATATTTAA